A DNA window from Castanea sativa cultivar Marrone di Chiusa Pesio chromosome 7, ASM4071231v1 contains the following coding sequences:
- the LOC142642081 gene encoding protein IRX15-LIKE-like, whose amino-acid sequence MKSNTNTKVILLHPSIHKQSGAVSSSSASFSSTHRLWLVFIVTVFTLAFTITLLNSTMPSSTRPTSQASAFTAPIPPSISDALLHYAATSNATTPHMSSSELTSIATTLTHCSPTCNFLIFGLTHESLLWQALNFNGRTVYLDENEFLVSKFEQSHPGIEAYDVSYTTKVSDMSELISVTKSAVKNDCRPVQNLLFSECKLGINDMPNHLYDVPWDVILVDGPRGYFANAPGRMSAIFTTSVLARSKKVGGSNSNSKTHVFVHDFDREVERICSDEFLCEENLVETVDLLAHFVLERMEENRFEFCKNSTSSSSSSLPTSNSVSLSSGDDD is encoded by the coding sequence atgAAGAGCAACACCAACACAAAAGTAATACTCCTCCACCCATCAATCCACAAGCAAAGCGGCGCCgtctcctcctcctccgcctCCTTCTCCTCCACACACCGGTTGTGGCTGGTGTTTATAGTTACAGTCTTCACCTTAGCTTTCACCATCACTCTCCTTAACTCAACCATGCCATCCTCAACCAGACCCACGAGCCAAGCTTCGGCTTTTACAGCTCCAATCCCACCTTCCATCTCCGACGCTCTCCTCCACTACGCCGCCACATCAAACGCCACCACTCCCCACATGTCCTCTTCTGAACTCACCTCCATAGCCACCACTCTCACCCACTGCTCGCCAACTTGTAACTTCTTAATCTTCGGCCTCACCCACGAGTCTTTGCTCTGGCAAGCTCTCAACTTTAATGGCAGAACCGTTTACTTAGACGAGAACGAGTTTTTGGTCTCGAAATTCGAGCAGTCTCACCCTGGAATCGAAGCCTACGACGTGTCGTACACAACCAAAGTCTCTGACATGAGCGAGCTCATCTCTGTCACGAAATCGGCAGTCAAAAACGACTGCCGACCGGTGCAGAATCTTTTGTTCTCAGAATGTAAGCTGGGGATCAACGACATGCCGAACCACTTGTACGACGTGCCGTGGGACGTGATTCTGGTCGATGGGCCACGTGGGTATTTCGCTAATGCACCGGGGAGAATGTCGGCGATATTTACGACGAGCGTTTTGGCGAGGAGCAAGAAGGTCGGTGGGTCAAACTCCAACTCCAAGACCCATGTTTTTGTCCACGATTTTGATAGAGAGGTTGAGAGGATTTGCAGCGATGAGTTCTTGTGCGAAGAGAATTTGGTTGAGACTGTGGATTTGTTGGCGCATTTTGTGTTGGAGAGAATGGAAGAGAACAGGTTTGAGTTTTGTAAGAATTCaacttcttcttcgtcttcatCATTGCCAACATCAAATTCAGTTTCTTTATCATCAGGGGATGATGATTGA
- the LOC142642010 gene encoding putative UDP-glucosyl transferase 73B6 has product MNSESDQLHVLFFPLMAHGHMLPTLDIARLFSARGVKTTIITTPKNAPLFTKTLDKIQNSSAKISLKIIHFPAKEVGLPEGFENLDLVTDIQVHRKFFAATSLLQEPLDDLLQELHPHGLVADMFFPWATDIASKYGIPRLIFHGTSFFSMCAMHCVEQYMPHKTVKSDTEPFVLPGLPDEIKLTSLQIADHTRLGLENDFTRMMDRAKETEKRSFGMLVNSFYELEPAYVDHYRNVIGRKAWHIGPVSLCNRNAEEKAQRGTESSIDEHECLKWLGSKKPNSVVYVCFGTNSRFPASQLREIALGLEDSGQEFIWVVRKDKNDGEQEGDKEDWLPEGYEKRMKGKGLIIRGWAPQVLILEHESVGGFVTHCGWNSALEGISAGLPMVTWPIFAEQFYNEKLITDVLKIGVGVGAQQWIKLVGDYIKKEALEKAVREVMVGEKAEERRGRAKALGEMAKRAVEEGGSSYTDLGVLIGELRSYGGSRKQD; this is encoded by the coding sequence ATGAACAGTGAATCTGATCAGCTTCATGTCCTATTCTTCCCTCTAATGGCACATGGCCATATGTTACCAACCCTAGACATAGCCAGGCTCTTCTCAGCTAGAGGTGTCAAAACCACCATAATCACCACCCCTAAAAACGCACCTCTCTTTACCAAAACCTTAGACAAAATCCAAAACTCTTCCGCCAAAATCAGCCTTAAAATCATTCACTTTCCTGCCAAAGAGGTTGGCCTCCCTGAAGGTTTCGAAAATCTCGATCTTGTCACCGACATACAAGTTCACCGCAAATTCTTCGCCGCCACATCCTTGCTCCAAGAGCCTCTAGATGATCTCTTACAAGAACTACACCCACATGGACTTGTTGCTGATATGTTCTTTCCTTGGGCAACAGATATAGCATCAAAGTATGGAATTCCGAGGTTGATTTTCCATGGAACTAGCTTCTTTTCCATGTGTGCTATGCACTGTGTAGAACAGTACATGCCCCACAAAACTGTCAAATCCGACACTGAACCCTTTGTGTTGCCTGGATTACCAGACGAGATCAAGTTGACAAGTTTGCAAATTGCGGATCATACACGATTGGGTTTGGAGAATGACTTTACAAGGATGATGGATAGAGCTAAAGAAACTGAAAAACGAAGCTTTGGCATGCTTGTTAATAGCTTTTACGAGCTTGAGCCTGCTTATGTTGATCATTACAGGAATGTTATTGGAAGGAAAGCCTGGCATATAGGCCCAGTTTCGCTTTGCAATAGGAATGCTGAAGAGAAAGCACAGAGAGGAACAGAGTCCTCCATTGATGAACATGAGTGCTTGAAATGGCTTGGTTCCAAGAAACCCAATTCAGTTGTTTATGTATGTTTTGGTACAAATTCAAGATTCCCAGCTTCTCAGTTACGCGAGATTGCGTTAGGCCTTGAGGATTCTGGGCAGGAATTCATTTGGGTTGTGAGGAAGGACAAGAATGATGGTGAGCAAGAAGGAGATAAGGAAGATTGGTTGCCTGAAGGGTATGAGAAAAGAATGAAAGGTAAAGGACTAATAATCAGAGGGTGGGCACCCCAGGTTTTGATTCTTGAACATGAATCAGTTGGTGGGTTTGTGACACACTGTGGTTGGAACTCAGCTCTTGAAGGAATCAGTGCTGGGTTGCCAATGGTAACATGGCCTATATTTGCTGAGCAGTTCTACAATGAGAAGTTGATTACTGATGTGTTGAAGATTGGGGTTGGGGTTGGTGCTCAGCAATGGATTAAATTGGTGGGAGATTATATCAAAAAAGAAGCTTTAGAGAAGGCAGTGAGGGAGGTAATGGTGGGTGAGAAAGCTGAGGAAAGAAGAGGCAGAGCCAAGGCACTAGGGGAAATGGCAAAGAGGGCTGTTGAAGAAGGGGGTTCATCTTACACTGATTTGGGTGTTTTGATTGGAGAATTGAGGTCATATGGCGGATCAAGAAAGCAAGATTAA